One part of the Caproiciproducens sp. CPB-2 genome encodes these proteins:
- a CDS encoding stage III sporulation protein AG translates to MKAKDSGFEEEKKTVFSKLVENDFYRKLIIIGGLIGIALIFLSGYLNHDRTDTKDVSSQSVVTAEQYAKELETSLTDIVNRIQGAGEAKVLVTLERSKQYVYATEEKRSNQTTEDKSDGSTTKNEANDNTETTYILVKDADGAQKALAVTEVQPIIKGVVVVCDGGDNPAVQQDIISAVTTALDITSVRVCVIKAK, encoded by the coding sequence ATGAAAGCTAAGGATAGCGGCTTTGAGGAGGAAAAGAAGACGGTTTTCTCTAAGCTGGTGGAAAACGATTTTTACCGCAAGCTCATTATTATCGGCGGTTTGATCGGAATCGCCCTGATTTTCCTCTCGGGCTATCTGAACCATGACCGCACCGATACGAAAGACGTGTCGTCCCAGTCCGTGGTTACGGCCGAGCAGTACGCCAAAGAGTTGGAAACCAGCCTGACGGATATTGTGAACCGGATACAGGGGGCAGGGGAGGCCAAGGTCCTGGTAACGCTTGAACGGAGTAAGCAGTATGTGTACGCTACCGAGGAAAAAAGAAGCAATCAGACCACCGAGGACAAATCCGACGGTTCTACCACCAAAAACGAGGCGAATGACAACACGGAGACCACTTACATACTTGTCAAGGATGCCGACGGCGCCCAGAAAGCGCTTGCGGTAACTGAGGTTCAGCCGATCATAAAGGGTGTTGTCGTTGTCTGTGACGGCGGCGACAATCCGGCCGTACAGCAGGATATTATTTCAGCTGTGACAACAGCGCTGGATATTACTTCTGTGCGGGTATGCGTTATAAAAGCAAAATAA
- a CDS encoding SpoIIIAH-like family protein: MTMGKRQLVLAALIVALGAAVYLNWQFSGDNQLLATNAVTSTVDHEFGEAQLADAPVSGSSKTTSGSSSSVQANAPAASYFSEARLSRQKARDTAVELLEKVLTDAKSNDAAKKDAVAQAAVIAQNTLKENNAESLIKAKGFSDCVVFLQNSECNVVVKTNDSSQNNAIVIKDIVSGQSGVSYDKIKIVEVK, translated from the coding sequence ATGACTATGGGAAAGCGTCAGCTTGTTCTTGCGGCTTTGATTGTGGCGCTCGGTGCGGCGGTGTATTTAAACTGGCAGTTCTCGGGCGACAATCAATTGCTCGCCACCAACGCGGTTACCTCAACGGTGGATCATGAATTCGGGGAAGCCCAGCTTGCGGATGCTCCGGTATCCGGGTCGTCCAAGACGACTTCCGGCTCATCATCATCCGTACAGGCGAACGCGCCTGCGGCCAGCTATTTCAGTGAGGCGCGCCTGTCGCGCCAGAAAGCCAGAGACACGGCGGTTGAGCTTCTGGAAAAGGTTCTGACCGACGCGAAGTCCAACGATGCGGCGAAAAAGGATGCGGTCGCACAGGCGGCCGTTATCGCGCAGAATACTCTGAAGGAGAACAATGCCGAAAGCCTGATCAAGGCAAAGGGCTTTTCGGACTGCGTGGTCTTTCTCCAGAACTCGGAGTGCAATGTTGTGGTGAAAACGAACGATTCTTCACAGAACAACGCGATTGTCATCAAAGACATTGTTTCCGGCCAGTCGGGCGTCTCGTATGACAAGATTAAAATCGTCGAAGTAAAATAG
- the nusB gene encoding transcription antitermination factor NusB: MKRHEAREQAFALIFERSINHDPTEQIIDAAGLSRDIIVDDFAERVAVGVEENEDALNARIEKNIRGWKMNRLSKVALALMKLSIYEMMFEKDIPVSVSINEAVDLAKKYGGADDAPFVNGVLGSVAKELGEKESHERAD; this comes from the coding sequence ATGAAAAGACACGAGGCGAGGGAACAGGCGTTTGCCTTGATTTTTGAAAGAAGTATCAACCACGATCCAACGGAACAGATTATTGACGCGGCCGGCCTGTCCAGAGATATTATCGTCGATGATTTTGCCGAAAGAGTCGCCGTCGGCGTGGAAGAAAACGAAGATGCCCTCAACGCCCGGATCGAAAAAAATATTCGCGGCTGGAAAATGAACCGCCTTTCCAAGGTGGCTCTGGCTCTGATGAAGCTCTCCATCTACGAAATGATGTTTGAGAAGGACATTCCCGTGAGTGTTTCCATCAACGAGGCGGTCGACCTTGCGAAAAAATACGGCGGCGCGGACGACGCTCCGTTTGTCAACGGCGTGCTGGGTTCGGTGGCAAAAGAGCTTGGTGAGAAGGAATCCCATGAGAGAGCCGATTGA
- a CDS encoding peptidase M22: MREPIDALGIDTSNYTTSAALFQGGTISQQKMLLPVKQGELGLRQSDAVFHHVQQLPQVLEALIRKKLSVGAVGVSDRPRDLEGSYMPCFTVGLGTAKAVALSLGVPLYPFSHQAGHIAAALYSAGKLNLLHEKFIAFHVSGGTTEAVLVTPDERTIFRTRIIAQSLDLKGGQAVDRVGAMLGLPFPSGKALEQLALQANKTYCIRPSLRGADCSLSGVENQCAGMLKAGAPKEEVAAYCLCSILAALDGMTAELLKQYGKLPLLFAGGVMSNSLIRDAMTEKYGAAFAAPEFSADNAAGIAVLTSIKGA, translated from the coding sequence ATGAGAGAGCCGATTGACGCGCTTGGCATCGACACCAGCAATTACACAACCTCCGCTGCTCTTTTTCAGGGCGGGACGATTTCTCAGCAGAAAATGCTTCTGCCCGTAAAGCAGGGAGAGCTCGGACTCCGGCAGAGCGACGCCGTGTTCCACCATGTGCAGCAGCTGCCGCAGGTGCTGGAAGCGCTGATTCGGAAAAAGCTTTCCGTCGGCGCGGTAGGGGTGTCGGACAGACCGCGCGATCTGGAAGGCTCTTACATGCCCTGCTTTACGGTCGGGCTCGGTACCGCAAAGGCCGTTGCGCTTTCGCTGGGGGTACCGCTGTATCCGTTTTCCCATCAGGCGGGGCACATTGCCGCCGCGCTGTATTCCGCCGGCAAACTGAACCTGCTTCACGAAAAATTCATTGCGTTCCATGTTTCCGGCGGTACGACGGAGGCGGTCCTTGTCACGCCGGACGAACGGACGATCTTCCGCACGCGGATCATCGCGCAGTCTCTGGATTTAAAAGGCGGACAGGCTGTGGACAGGGTGGGGGCCATGCTCGGCCTGCCGTTTCCTTCGGGGAAAGCGCTGGAGCAGCTGGCTCTGCAGGCGAATAAAACCTATTGTATCAGACCGTCGCTCAGGGGGGCGGACTGTTCCCTTTCCGGCGTGGAAAACCAATGTGCCGGAATGCTGAAAGCAGGAGCGCCGAAAGAAGAAGTCGCGGCCTATTGCCTGTGCTCGATCTTGGCGGCGCTGGACGGAATGACCGCCGAACTGCTGAAGCAATACGGCAAGCTTCCCCTGCTGTTTGCGGGCGGGGTCATGTCCAACAGCCTGATCCGGGACGCAATGACGGAAAAATACGGCGCCGCTTTCGCCGCCCCGGAATTTTCAGCGGACAACGCGGCGGGAATTGCGGTTTTAACCTCAATAAAGGGGGCATAA
- the xseA gene encoding exodeoxyribonuclease VII large subunit — protein sequence MVDFPVVLSITQLNTYIKSKFDGDENLAHVFVSGEISNFTNHYKSGHFYLSLKDEKCVIRAVMFAQNARRIRFLPQDGMKVIVRGRVSVYEATGQYQLYIDDMQPDGLGALNLAFEQLKAKLEAEGLFAPERKTPLPAFPERIGVITSPTGAAVHDITSILARRYPLAEIVFCPVLVQGEGAAPQIVDALARFNRLLCADVIILGRGGGSLEDLWPFNEEMVARAVAASEIPVISAVGHETDFTICDFVADLRAPTPSAAAELAVPDRAELEYTVRYDLSRLKQSMRKKLAGLKQNLDALTSHHSFKDPLNRIELERIRTDQLAVRLNQSMRRKTADARSALSSVSGRLNALSPLATLSRGYSIIYGQDGHVVTRVSDVKTGERISVLLNEGTLGCVVDSMEEKHE from the coding sequence ATGGTGGATTTTCCGGTTGTGCTGAGCATAACGCAGCTGAACACTTATATCAAATCCAAATTTGACGGCGACGAAAATCTGGCGCATGTTTTTGTCAGCGGTGAAATTTCCAATTTCACCAATCATTATAAGTCCGGACATTTCTATTTGTCCCTCAAGGATGAAAAATGCGTGATTCGGGCGGTGATGTTTGCCCAGAACGCCCGGCGTATCCGTTTTCTGCCGCAGGACGGCATGAAGGTGATCGTGCGGGGCCGCGTAAGCGTCTATGAGGCGACGGGACAGTATCAGCTTTATATTGACGATATGCAGCCGGATGGTCTCGGCGCGCTGAACCTGGCCTTTGAACAGCTGAAAGCAAAGCTGGAAGCGGAGGGCCTGTTCGCCCCGGAGCGGAAAACACCGCTGCCCGCTTTTCCGGAACGGATCGGTGTGATTACCTCGCCTACCGGTGCGGCAGTACACGATATTACCTCGATTCTCGCGCGGCGGTACCCTTTGGCTGAAATTGTTTTCTGTCCCGTGCTGGTACAGGGAGAGGGCGCGGCGCCGCAGATTGTGGACGCGCTTGCCCGTTTCAACCGTCTTTTGTGTGCTGATGTGATTATTCTCGGGCGCGGCGGCGGTTCGCTGGAAGACCTCTGGCCCTTTAACGAGGAAATGGTGGCGAGGGCCGTAGCCGCCTCCGAAATTCCGGTCATTTCCGCCGTGGGGCATGAAACCGACTTTACGATCTGCGACTTTGTGGCCGACCTTCGCGCGCCGACCCCGTCGGCTGCCGCGGAGCTCGCCGTGCCCGACCGCGCGGAGCTGGAGTATACGGTTCGCTACGACCTGTCGAGGCTAAAGCAAAGCATGCGGAAAAAGCTCGCGGGCCTCAAACAGAATCTGGACGCGCTGACCTCCCACCATTCTTTTAAAGATCCTTTGAATCGGATTGAACTGGAGCGGATTCGTACGGATCAGCTTGCCGTAAGGCTCAATCAATCCATGCGCAGGAAAACGGCGGATGCCCGGTCCGCGCTTTCTTCCGTCAGCGGCAGGCTGAATGCCCTAAGCCCGCTGGCAACGCTTTCCCGGGGATATTCTATTATTTACGGTCAGGACGGACATGTCGTCACCCGTGTTTCCGACGTTAAAACGGGTGAACGGATTTCGGTGCTGTTAAACGAAGGAACGCTGGGCTGTGTAGTGGACAGCATGGAGGAGAAACATGAATAA
- a CDS encoding exodeoxyribonuclease VII small subunit, with translation MNKKMGFEEAMIKLSEIVDRLENGNESLESSLKLFEEGSALAALCYGKLEGAEQKIRQITELEESGGEKNA, from the coding sequence ATGAATAAGAAAATGGGCTTTGAAGAAGCCATGATCAAACTGAGCGAAATCGTCGACCGGCTGGAAAACGGCAATGAGTCGCTGGAAAGCTCTCTGAAGCTGTTTGAGGAAGGTTCCGCGCTGGCCGCCCTGTGCTACGGCAAGCTGGAGGGCGCCGAGCAGAAAATCAGGCAGATCACCGAACTCGAAGAATCCGGCGGTGAAAAAAATGCTTGA
- a CDS encoding polyprenyl synthetase family protein, protein MLDLREKHLIERIDAKLAQYLPEEEIIQADLIHAMRYSLLGEGKRIRPILVLEFCRLCGGEEEAALPFACAVEMIHTYSLIHDDLPCMDDDDMRRGRPSNHKVFGEDIALLAGDALLTMAFEAMLSKEAVRLAGAERAAKAAGYLARAAGAYGMVGGQVIDLMSEGRAISLETLKKMDENKTGALILASAQMGCVLAGAGDEQMRAAESYARAIGLAFQIVDDILDVTGDTRTLGKPAGSDSENNKSTYVSLMGLENASKTVNELTAKAVEALGCFGKEAEYLTEFAKKLAVRKK, encoded by the coding sequence ATGCTTGATCTGCGGGAAAAACACCTGATCGAGAGGATAGACGCCAAACTGGCACAGTACCTTCCCGAAGAAGAAATCATACAGGCCGACCTGATCCACGCCATGCGCTACAGCCTGCTCGGAGAGGGCAAACGAATCCGGCCGATTCTGGTGCTGGAATTCTGCAGGCTCTGCGGCGGGGAGGAAGAAGCTGCGCTGCCTTTTGCCTGTGCGGTCGAAATGATCCACACCTATTCGCTGATCCACGACGACCTGCCTTGCATGGACGACGACGATATGCGCCGCGGACGCCCTTCCAACCACAAGGTGTTCGGCGAGGATATTGCCCTGCTCGCGGGGGACGCGCTGCTGACCATGGCCTTTGAAGCCATGCTCTCCAAGGAAGCCGTGCGGCTTGCCGGGGCCGAAAGGGCCGCAAAGGCCGCGGGATATCTTGCCCGCGCCGCCGGTGCGTACGGCATGGTCGGGGGACAGGTGATTGACCTGATGAGCGAAGGCCGGGCCATTTCGCTGGAAACTCTGAAGAAAATGGATGAAAATAAAACCGGCGCGCTGATTCTGGCGTCCGCGCAGATGGGCTGCGTCCTTGCCGGGGCCGGAGACGAACAGATGCGGGCCGCCGAAAGCTACGCGCGGGCAATCGGCCTGGCGTTTCAGATCGTGGACGACATTCTGGATGTGACGGGGGATACCCGGACGCTGGGGAAACCGGCCGGCAGCGACAGTGAAAACAATAAAAGCACCTATGTTTCCCTGATGGGGCTGGAAAACGCCTCGAAAACCGTCAACGAGCTGACCGCGAAGGCCGTGGAGGCGCTTGGCTGCTTTGGCAAGGAAGCCGAATACCTTACCGAATTTGCAAAAAAACTGGCCGTTCGTAAAAAGTAA
- the rplU gene encoding 50S ribosomal protein L21, whose product MFAVIETGGKQYKVQNDDVIYIEKLAAEENSSVDFKVVALDGDDGLKVGAPYVEGATVTGTVLKNGKGKKITVFTYKAKKSEKRKMGHRQPYTKVQITAINA is encoded by the coding sequence ATGTTTGCAGTAATTGAAACAGGCGGCAAGCAGTACAAGGTACAAAATGACGATGTCATTTATATCGAGAAGCTTGCGGCAGAAGAAAATTCCTCCGTCGATTTCAAAGTGGTTGCACTTGACGGCGACGACGGACTCAAAGTGGGTGCTCCTTATGTTGAGGGAGCTACCGTAACCGGTACGGTTCTTAAAAACGGTAAGGGAAAGAAAATCACGGTCTTTACTTACAAGGCGAAAAAAAGCGAGAAGCGTAAGATGGGTCACAGACAGCCCTATACCAAAGTACAGATTACCGCAATTAACGCATAA
- a CDS encoding ribosomal-processing cysteine protease Prp has product MICAEFFTRPDGALLGFSLSGHNGAAGRDIVCAAVSSAAYMTANTITEVVRANAQVTVEDGYMLVRISSNEAKDCRDILAGFKLHMLELEEQYPQNIHVSYTEV; this is encoded by the coding sequence ATGATTTGTGCAGAATTTTTCACCCGGCCTGACGGCGCTCTTCTGGGATTTTCCCTGAGCGGTCATAACGGGGCAGCGGGCAGGGATATCGTCTGTGCGGCGGTTTCCTCTGCGGCATATATGACAGCCAACACCATTACGGAAGTTGTCAGAGCAAATGCCCAGGTTACTGTTGAAGACGGTTATATGCTCGTCAGAATTTCATCAAATGAGGCGAAAGACTGCCGCGACATTCTCGCGGGTTTCAAACTCCATATGCTGGAGCTTGAAGAACAGTATCCTCAAAATATTCATGTAAGCTATACGGAGGTGTAA
- the rpmA gene encoding 50S ribosomal protein L27 has product MLKINIQLFAHKKGMGSTKNGRDSESKRLGVKRADGQFVLAGNILVKQRGTHIHPGENVGIGSDDSLFALVDGHVKFERLGRDRKKVSVYAVEQ; this is encoded by the coding sequence ATGCTAAAGATAAATATTCAGTTATTTGCGCATAAAAAAGGAATGGGTTCCACCAAGAACGGCCGTGATTCAGAATCCAAACGTCTTGGTGTGAAGCGTGCGGACGGCCAGTTTGTACTTGCCGGAAACATCCTTGTCAAACAGCGCGGAACCCATATTCATCCGGGTGAGAACGTCGGCATCGGCTCCGACGATTCCCTCTTTGCCCTGGTTGACGGTCATGTAAAGTTTGAGCGTCTTGGCCGTGACCGCAAAAAGGTCAGCGTTTACGCGGTGGAGCAATAA
- the obgE gene encoding GTPase ObgE, whose protein sequence is MFIDSAKITIKAGNGGNGKVSFHREKYVASGGPDGGDGGRGGNIVFQVDDNLSTLADFRYKRKYVAPNGEDGRGKRCFGKKADDLIIRVPRGTLLKDAATGRLIADLSADEPQTIAKGGRGGWGNTHFATATRQTPRFAKAGMPGESMELLMELKLLADVGLVGYPNVGKSTLVSVVSEAKPTIANYHFTTITPVLGVVRMGEGKSFVIADIPGLIEGAGEGAGLGHQFLRHVERCRMLVHIVDVAGSEGRDPKQDFQTINAELKKFNPDLAERPMIVAGNKCDLATDEQIEDFKNYAEKLGYEFFPIMAAIRYQVDPLLNKISEMLSKLPPVRQFEPEPAPLVSVEEIGHNDVKVTNQDGVFVVEGEWLVPVINSVNFDDYESLQYFQRVLIHSGVIDALREAGVQEGDTVSIYDIEFDFME, encoded by the coding sequence ATGTTTATTGACAGTGCAAAAATTACGATCAAAGCGGGAAACGGCGGCAACGGCAAGGTTTCGTTTCACCGTGAAAAATATGTGGCGTCCGGCGGTCCGGACGGCGGCGACGGCGGCCGGGGCGGAAATATCGTCTTTCAGGTGGACGACAACCTTTCCACGCTGGCGGATTTCCGTTATAAAAGAAAATATGTTGCTCCGAACGGCGAAGACGGCCGGGGAAAACGCTGCTTTGGGAAAAAAGCGGACGACCTGATAATCAGGGTCCCACGGGGAACCCTGTTAAAGGACGCCGCGACCGGCAGGCTGATCGCGGACCTGTCCGCCGACGAGCCGCAGACGATTGCGAAAGGCGGCCGGGGCGGCTGGGGCAACACCCATTTCGCGACCGCGACACGCCAGACTCCGCGCTTTGCGAAAGCGGGGATGCCGGGCGAGTCCATGGAGCTTTTGATGGAGCTAAAGCTTCTGGCGGATGTCGGGTTGGTCGGCTATCCGAATGTGGGAAAATCGACTCTTGTTTCCGTCGTCAGCGAGGCAAAACCCACCATCGCCAATTATCATTTTACGACGATTACCCCCGTGCTCGGCGTTGTCCGCATGGGTGAGGGCAAATCGTTCGTCATTGCCGATATTCCCGGGCTGATCGAGGGCGCGGGGGAAGGCGCGGGGCTGGGGCACCAGTTTCTGCGGCATGTGGAACGCTGCAGGATGCTCGTACACATCGTCGACGTCGCCGGCAGCGAAGGCCGGGACCCGAAACAGGATTTTCAGACCATCAACGCGGAGCTGAAAAAATTCAATCCCGACTTAGCCGAAAGGCCGATGATTGTTGCCGGCAACAAATGCGACCTCGCGACGGACGAGCAGATTGAGGATTTCAAAAATTATGCGGAAAAGCTGGGCTATGAGTTTTTCCCGATTATGGCGGCGATCCGCTATCAGGTCGACCCGCTGCTCAATAAAATTTCAGAGATGCTCAGCAAGCTGCCGCCTGTCAGGCAGTTCGAGCCGGAGCCCGCTCCGCTTGTTTCTGTGGAAGAAATCGGACATAATGACGTGAAGGTGACCAACCAGGACGGCGTGTTTGTGGTGGAGGGCGAGTGGTTGGTGCCCGTCATCAATTCGGTTAATTTTGACGATTATGAATCGCTTCAGTATTTTCAGCGCGTGCTCATCCATTCCGGCGTCATCGACGCGCTGCGTGAGGCGGGTGTTCAGGAAGGCGACACCGTCAGTATCTACGATATTGAATTTGACTTTATGGAGTAA
- a CDS encoding Mini-ribonuclease 3 produces the protein MERLFPADCNPKLLSPLTLAFVGDGVFELFVRERLVCQGNCPVKSLHKKSVEQVCCGAQAKASKRLLPLLTEEELEVFKRGRNAHTNHVPKNAAVEDYHAATAFEALFGYIYLSGNIERLREIFKIVCDDLI, from the coding sequence TTGGAACGATTATTTCCCGCAGATTGTAATCCGAAACTGTTAAGCCCGCTGACGCTCGCTTTCGTGGGCGACGGCGTCTTTGAGCTTTTTGTACGCGAACGCCTTGTGTGTCAGGGAAACTGCCCGGTCAAATCCCTTCATAAAAAGTCGGTGGAACAGGTCTGCTGCGGCGCGCAGGCAAAGGCTTCCAAAAGGCTTCTTCCCCTTCTGACGGAAGAGGAGCTGGAGGTCTTCAAACGCGGCCGCAATGCGCACACGAACCATGTCCCAAAAAATGCGGCGGTTGAGGACTATCACGCCGCAACCGCTTTTGAAGCCCTGTTCGGCTATATTTACCTTTCCGGTAACATTGAACGTCTGCGCGAGATTTTTAAGATTGTGTGTGACGATTTAATTTGA
- a CDS encoding YitT family protein, translating to MLSETPKEKAIGLLKDILFFVVGSLIYAVSVNVFTAPNQIAPGGVTGASTMINYLFSWPIGMTGLLLNIPIFIWAIMEIGYKLVGKTIVATVFVSVSIDLVGKIVPAYTGEKMLAAIFGGIIEGIGLSLVFMRGGTTGGTDLVARLLGRRLRNLSMGKLMLCVDMMVVVASAFVYGNIESALYATITIFVSTRLIDALLYGTDTGTGKLLFIMSVKNDEIAQDILTDMDRGVTVLKSRGAYSGREGEVLLCAVRRYEVVKVKDIVRSHDHDAFMIIGDAGEISGEGFRQVKAEDKTLKELIAHVNAKKNEK from the coding sequence ATGCTTTCCGAAACTCCGAAGGAAAAAGCAATAGGCCTTTTAAAGGATATTCTGTTTTTCGTTGTCGGCAGCCTGATTTACGCGGTCTCCGTCAATGTGTTTACCGCCCCGAACCAGATTGCGCCGGGCGGCGTTACCGGCGCCAGTACGATGATTAACTATCTGTTCAGCTGGCCGATCGGTATGACCGGCCTGCTGCTGAATATTCCTATTTTCATCTGGGCGATTATGGAAATCGGGTACAAGCTCGTCGGCAAAACGATTGTGGCGACGGTATTCGTATCGGTTTCCATTGACCTGGTCGGAAAAATCGTGCCCGCTTATACCGGCGAAAAGATGCTGGCTGCCATTTTTGGCGGAATCATTGAGGGAATCGGGCTTTCTCTCGTATTCATGCGCGGGGGAACCACGGGCGGCACCGACCTTGTGGCCCGTCTGCTCGGCAGAAGGCTGCGCAATCTATCCATGGGAAAGCTGATGCTCTGTGTGGATATGATGGTTGTCGTCGCCTCCGCCTTTGTGTACGGCAATATTGAAAGCGCGCTTTACGCCACGATCACCATTTTCGTTTCCACCCGCCTGATCGACGCGCTCCTCTACGGCACCGACACCGGGACCGGGAAGCTGCTGTTTATCATGTCTGTGAAAAACGACGAAATTGCGCAGGATATTTTGACCGATATGGACCGCGGGGTCACCGTGCTGAAATCGCGCGGCGCGTACAGCGGACGAGAGGGAGAGGTTTTGCTGTGTGCTGTCCGCCGTTACGAGGTCGTCAAGGTGAAGGACATTGTCCGCTCGCACGACCACGACGCGTTTATGATTATCGGCGATGCGGGAGAAATTTCCGGCGAGGGCTTCCGTCAGGTCAAAGCGGAAGATAAGACGCTGAAAGAACTGATTGCGCACGTCAATGCAAAGAAAAATGAAAAATGA
- a CDS encoding RsmB/NOP family class I SAM-dependent RNA methyltransferase: MIELPQSFKNKMESMLGGEYPAFLNDYQKPYYRGIRLNTLKCGERTLKASLPFSLEPTPFSPVSYYIPQDAQKVGSLPMHHAGAFYSQEPSAASAVTALNPVPGDRVLDLCAAPGGKSTQIAALLQGSGLLWSNEIVRSRANVLLSNLERTGVRNAVVSSCHPEALCSGLAGYFDKVLVDAPCSGEGMFRRDEQALQDWSQEHVEACAVRQLAILRSAAHALKENGVLVYSTCTFSPEENEEVVSAFLKERGDFALTDCGVPFGRPAFLPQARRVFPMDGGEGHFVAVMRRISGSSAYPAPYLPKKPSMMEMAEDLYRQVFKMELSSPVEQVGESFLILPRELPYLKGLGVIRAGVLLGEAKKNRMEPAHALFMSAKPQELNSVIDLPHDSEQIAAFLRGEEMESDPRCHGFTGVAVDGVLTGFGKCSGGRLKNRYPKGLRNH; the protein is encoded by the coding sequence TTGATTGAGCTGCCGCAGAGCTTTAAAAATAAAATGGAATCCATGCTGGGCGGGGAATATCCGGCGTTTTTAAACGACTATCAGAAACCGTATTACCGGGGTATCCGACTGAATACGCTGAAATGCGGCGAAAGAACGCTCAAGGCCTCTCTGCCGTTTTCTTTGGAGCCGACGCCTTTTTCGCCGGTTTCCTATTATATCCCGCAGGATGCGCAAAAGGTCGGCTCCCTGCCCATGCACCATGCAGGTGCGTTTTACTCGCAGGAGCCGTCTGCGGCCAGCGCGGTAACCGCGCTGAACCCCGTGCCCGGGGACAGGGTGCTGGATCTGTGCGCCGCTCCCGGCGGAAAATCGACGCAGATCGCCGCTCTTTTACAGGGAAGCGGGCTGCTCTGGTCCAATGAAATCGTCAGGAGCAGGGCAAATGTGCTGCTTTCCAATCTGGAGCGGACGGGCGTCAGGAACGCCGTGGTTTCTTCCTGCCATCCGGAGGCGCTCTGCAGCGGGCTTGCCGGATATTTCGACAAGGTGCTGGTGGACGCCCCCTGTTCGGGTGAGGGGATGTTCCGGCGCGACGAACAGGCACTGCAGGACTGGAGCCAGGAACATGTGGAAGCCTGCGCCGTCCGTCAGCTCGCCATTCTGCGCAGCGCCGCCCATGCCTTAAAGGAAAACGGCGTGCTGGTCTATTCCACCTGTACGTTTTCCCCGGAAGAGAACGAAGAAGTCGTTTCCGCGTTTTTGAAGGAAAGAGGAGACTTTGCCCTGACCGATTGCGGGGTACCGTTCGGCCGTCCCGCTTTTCTCCCTCAGGCGCGCCGTGTTTTCCCCATGGACGGGGGTGAGGGGCATTTCGTAGCTGTTATGCGCCGGATTTCCGGCAGCAGCGCGTATCCGGCTCCTTATTTGCCGAAGAAGCCCTCCATGATGGAGATGGCGGAGGATTTATACAGACAGGTTTTTAAAATGGAGCTGTCCTCCCCGGTGGAGCAGGTGGGCGAATCCTTCCTGATCCTTCCGCGGGAGCTCCCTTACTTGAAAGGGCTTGGAGTGATCCGCGCGGGCGTATTGCTTGGGGAAGCAAAGAAAAACCGTATGGAACCGGCTCACGCACTGTTCATGTCCGCGAAGCCGCAGGAGCTGAATTCGGTCATCGATCTGCCGCACGATTCGGAACAGATCGCCGCTTTTTTGCGTGGGGAAGAAATGGAGTCGGATCCGCGCTGTCACGGCTTTACCGGCGTTGCGGTTGACGGCGTTCTCACGGGCTTCGGAAAATGCTCCGGCGGCCGCCTGAAAAACCGGTATCCCAAAGGGCTGCGCAATCATTGA